From a single Arachis hypogaea cultivar Tifrunner chromosome 3, arahy.Tifrunner.gnm2.J5K5, whole genome shotgun sequence genomic region:
- the LOC114927430 gene encoding uncharacterized protein isoform X1, producing MKWCNQSRSIKYLFNYVNKGSDRVTTSFYRNSTSDNSSMKVDEVKIFYDCRYISPCEAAWRIFSYDIHYSNPSVERLSFHLPDQQPVVFTDNESLVEALAKANVKESMFLAWFAADEKYAEARQLTYTEFLAKFVWKPSPRAWEPKKSHQVIGRMIFVPPSSGELYYLRMLLNIVKGLTSYVDIRTYNGAIYSSFRDACYARGLLNDDKEYIDAIKEASHWGSGHYLQKLFVTLLWSNSMVRPEAVWEETAILLCDEILHYHRAMFGRSDLVFSDEELKNLTLIEIEQILNSNTKSLRDYTAMPFPSGDTDHLRTRNKMIFDELNYDRVELQRQHIQCLSKLTREQMRVYDKIMNAAESQDGRMFFFI from the exons ATGAAATGGTGTAACCAATCAAGATCTATCAAGTATTTGTTCAATTATGTAAACAAAGGTAGTGATCGGGTCACAACCTCTTTTTACAGAAACTCCACCAGTGACAATTCAAGTATGAAAGTTGATgaagtgaaaatattttatgattgtCGATACATATCTCCTTGTGAAGCTGCCTGGAGGATATTTTCCTATGACATTCACTATAGCAATCCATCTGTTGAGAGGCTGAGTTTTCATTTACCAGATCAACAACCTGTTGTATTTACAGATAATGAATCATTAGTTGAAGCTCTTGCGAAGGCCAATGTAAAAGAGTCTATGTTTCTAGCTTGGTTTGCAGCTGACGAAAAATATGCGGAAGCTAGACAACTAACATACACTGAGTTTCTAGCAAAGTTTGTTTGGAAACCTTCACCTCGAGCTTGGGAACCTAAGAAAAGTCATCAAGTCATTGGAAGGATGATTTTTGTTCCACCATCATCTGGTGAGCTATATTACTTAAGGATGTTGTTAAATATTGTAAAGGGACTAACAAGCTATGTAGATATTCGAACCTACAATGGTGCTATCTATTCATCATTTCGAGATGCATGCTATGCACGTGGGCTACTTAATGACGACAAAGAATATATTGATGCCATTAAGGAAGCAAGTCATTGGGGCTCAGGTCATTATTTGCAAAAATTGTTTGTGACTCTATTGTGGTCTAACTCAATGGTGCGACCTGAAGCTGTATGGGAAGAAACTGCCATTTTATTATGTGATGAGATTTTGCATTATCACAGAGCCATGTTTGGCCGATCTG ATTTGGTTTTCAGTGATGAGGAATTAAAGAACCTAACTTTGATTGAGATTGAACAAATCTTGAACAGTAATACCAAAAGCTTGCGGGATTATACGGCAATGCCATTTCCATCAGGGGATACTGACCATCTTAGAACACGAAACAAGATGATCTTTGATGAGTTAAATTATGATCGTGTTGAATTACAAAGGCAACACATTCAATGCCTGTCCAAATTAACTAGAGAGCAAATGAGAGTATATGATAAGATCATGAACGCTGCCGAAAGTCAAGATGGAcgtatgtttttttttatatga
- the LOC114927430 gene encoding uncharacterized protein isoform X2 gives MKVDEVKIFYDCRYISPCEAAWRIFSYDIHYSNPSVERLSFHLPDQQPVVFTDNESLVEALAKANVKESMFLAWFAADEKYAEARQLTYTEFLAKFVWKPSPRAWEPKKSHQVIGRMIFVPPSSGELYYLRMLLNIVKGLTSYVDIRTYNGAIYSSFRDACYARGLLNDDKEYIDAIKEASHWGSGHYLQKLFVTLLWSNSMVRPEAVWEETAILLCDEILHYHRAMFGRSDLVFSDEELKNLTLIEIEQILNSNTKSLRDYTAMPFPSGDTDHLRTRNKMIFDELNYDRVELQRQHIQCLSKLTREQMRVYDKIMNAAESQDGRMFFFI, from the exons ATGAAAGTTGATgaagtgaaaatattttatgattgtCGATACATATCTCCTTGTGAAGCTGCCTGGAGGATATTTTCCTATGACATTCACTATAGCAATCCATCTGTTGAGAGGCTGAGTTTTCATTTACCAGATCAACAACCTGTTGTATTTACAGATAATGAATCATTAGTTGAAGCTCTTGCGAAGGCCAATGTAAAAGAGTCTATGTTTCTAGCTTGGTTTGCAGCTGACGAAAAATATGCGGAAGCTAGACAACTAACATACACTGAGTTTCTAGCAAAGTTTGTTTGGAAACCTTCACCTCGAGCTTGGGAACCTAAGAAAAGTCATCAAGTCATTGGAAGGATGATTTTTGTTCCACCATCATCTGGTGAGCTATATTACTTAAGGATGTTGTTAAATATTGTAAAGGGACTAACAAGCTATGTAGATATTCGAACCTACAATGGTGCTATCTATTCATCATTTCGAGATGCATGCTATGCACGTGGGCTACTTAATGACGACAAAGAATATATTGATGCCATTAAGGAAGCAAGTCATTGGGGCTCAGGTCATTATTTGCAAAAATTGTTTGTGACTCTATTGTGGTCTAACTCAATGGTGCGACCTGAAGCTGTATGGGAAGAAACTGCCATTTTATTATGTGATGAGATTTTGCATTATCACAGAGCCATGTTTGGCCGATCTG ATTTGGTTTTCAGTGATGAGGAATTAAAGAACCTAACTTTGATTGAGATTGAACAAATCTTGAACAGTAATACCAAAAGCTTGCGGGATTATACGGCAATGCCATTTCCATCAGGGGATACTGACCATCTTAGAACACGAAACAAGATGATCTTTGATGAGTTAAATTATGATCGTGTTGAATTACAAAGGCAACACATTCAATGCCTGTCCAAATTAACTAGAGAGCAAATGAGAGTATATGATAAGATCATGAACGCTGCCGAAAGTCAAGATGGAcgtatgtttttttttatatga
- the LOC112791336 gene encoding soluble inorganic pyrophosphatase 6, chloroplastic, giving the protein MAAAVTTRAIAMAATSCSSSLITKSPLLVRHKLLAQNALNLCRSTSKKSYTCSAIYNPDVLVKEEGQPQTLDYRVFFLNKSGKKVSPWHDIPLRLGDGVFSYIVEIPKESNAKMEVATDELYTPIKQDTKKGKLRYYPYNIHWNYGLLPQTWEDPSFSNSDVEGAFGDNDPVDVVEIGEQRRQIGEVLKVKPLAALAMIDEGELDWKIVAISLDDPKASLVNDVDDVEKHFPGTLTAIRDWFRDYKIPDGKPANKFGLGNKAANKDYALKVIEETNESWTKLIKRSIPAGELSLV; this is encoded by the exons ATGGCAGCAGCCGTCACTACCAGAGCTATAGCCATGGCTGCCACCAGCTGCAGCTCCAGTTTGATAACCAAAAGCCCATTACTGGTGAGGCACAAGCTTCTTGCTCAGAATGCCCTCAACCTTTGTCGTTCCACTTCTAAGAAATCTTACACCTGCAGCGCCATCTACAACCCCGACGTTCTCGTCAAGGAGGAAGGCCAACCTCAGACCCTCGATTATAGGGTTTTCTTCCTTAACAAATCTGGCAAGAAG GTTTCTCCTTGGCATGATATTCCATTGCGATTAGGTGATGGTGTCTTCAGTTATATTGTTGAAATACCAAAAGAATCTAATGCAAAGATGGAGGTCGCAACTGATGAGCTATATACTCCCATAAAGCAGGATACCAAAAAGGGAAAGCTTCGATATTACCC CTATAATATACATTGGAACTATGGCTTACTTCCTCAAACCTGGGAAGACCCATCTTTTTCCAACTCCGATGTTGAAGGAGCATTTGGAGATAATGATCCAG TTGATGTAGTTGAGATTGGTGAACAACGGAGACAGATAGGTGAGGTTCTGAAGGTCAAACCCTTGGCTGCATTAGCCATGATTGACGAGGGAGAACTTGATTGGAAAATAGTTGCAATCTCATTAGATGATCCAAAAGCTTCTCTTGTGAATGATGTTGATGATGTTGAGAAGCATTTTCCT GGCACACTCACTGCTATTAGGGACTGGTTCAGGGACTACAAGATACCCGATGGAAAGCCTGCTAATAAATTTGGTCTTGGCAACAAGGCAGCGAATAAG GATTATGCGCTTAAGGTAATCGAAGAGACTAATGAGTCATGGACTAAACTTATCAAGAGATCAATTCCTGCAGGAGAGCTGTCATTGGTGTAA